Proteins from a single region of Longimicrobium sp.:
- the rplI gene encoding 50S ribosomal protein L9: MQVILRQRIETLGDAGEIVDVKPGYGRNYLIPQGLAYEATEANKRRLEAERARSAAKEAETLQDAQKRAASIEGVSLTFNARAGQEGKLFGSITSADIAEKLAEQGITIDRRQIELDEPIKTLGVTSVPVRLHPQVRPEVKVWVIAED, encoded by the coding sequence ATGCAGGTCATCCTTCGCCAGCGGATCGAGACCCTGGGCGACGCCGGCGAGATCGTCGACGTGAAGCCGGGCTACGGCCGCAACTACCTGATCCCGCAGGGGCTGGCCTACGAGGCCACCGAGGCCAACAAGCGCCGCCTGGAAGCCGAGCGCGCGCGCTCGGCCGCCAAGGAGGCCGAGACGCTGCAGGACGCGCAGAAGCGCGCCGCCAGCATCGAGGGCGTGTCGCTGACCTTCAACGCCCGCGCGGGCCAGGAAGGGAAGCTGTTCGGGTCCATCACCTCGGCCGACATCGCCGAGAAGCTGGCCGAGCAGGGGATCACCATCGACCGCCGCCAGATCGAGCTCGACGAGCCGATCAAGACGCTGGGCGTCACCAGCGTTCCCGTGCGCCTGCACCCGCAGGTCCGCCCGGAGGTCAAGGTCTGGGTGATCGCGGAGGACTGA
- the rpsF gene encoding 30S ribosomal protein S6 — translation MRDYEIVYIFHPSLDEGGVNQKLDRFHGLLTGDRGGNVTEVDHWGKRQLAYPIEDQSSGYYVVSHFAAPAEALPEFERILKLDEELLRYLVVINEGDLATTPVPPQPKRDEESEEGEEE, via the coding sequence TTGAGGGACTACGAGATCGTGTACATCTTCCACCCGTCGCTCGACGAGGGGGGGGTGAACCAGAAGCTCGACCGGTTCCACGGGCTGCTGACGGGCGACCGCGGCGGCAACGTGACCGAGGTCGACCACTGGGGCAAGCGCCAGCTGGCGTACCCCATCGAGGACCAGTCCAGCGGCTACTACGTGGTGTCGCACTTTGCCGCCCCCGCCGAGGCGCTTCCCGAGTTCGAGCGCATCCTGAAGCTCGACGAGGAGCTGCTGCGCTACCTGGTGGTGATCAACGAGGGCGACCTGGCCACCACCCCGGTCCCGCCGCAGCCCAAGCGCGACGAGGAGTCCGAGGAAGGGGAGGAGGAGTAA
- the rpsR gene encoding 30S ribosomal protein S18, which translates to MRSSRKACPICELGVRTIDYKDERTLQRFVTERGKILPRRISGMCARHQRQVGTAVKRARYLALLPYIAGYEA; encoded by the coding sequence ATGCGATCCAGCCGCAAGGCGTGCCCCATCTGCGAGCTCGGGGTGCGTACCATCGACTACAAGGACGAGCGGACGCTGCAGCGCTTCGTGACGGAGCGCGGCAAGATCCTTCCGCGCCGCATCAGCGGGATGTGCGCGCGGCACCAGCGGCAGGTGGGCACGGCGGTCAAGCGCGCGCGGTACCTGGCGCTGCTGCCGTACATCGCCGGCTACGAAGCCTGA
- a CDS encoding CAP domain-containing protein produces the protein MRFFRPRLHLPLALLALACAQADAPPRRSLPAGEYASQEWGLVGAVNDYRAKRRQPLLRWDAGLAAVARQHSRDMAEGRVPFSHQGFETRVAEARRLGYLAVAENLGTNNFPADTTVSVAMRGFLDSPPHRHAIEGPYERTGVGVARDLSGDFYFTQLFAR, from the coding sequence GTGAGATTTTTCCGCCCGCGTCTCCATCTCCCGCTCGCGCTGCTGGCGCTGGCCTGCGCGCAAGCCGACGCGCCGCCGCGGCGCTCGCTCCCCGCGGGCGAGTACGCGTCGCAGGAGTGGGGGCTGGTGGGCGCGGTGAACGACTATCGCGCGAAGCGCCGCCAGCCGCTGCTGCGGTGGGACGCGGGGCTGGCCGCCGTGGCGCGCCAGCACAGCCGCGACATGGCGGAGGGCCGGGTGCCGTTCAGCCACCAGGGCTTCGAGACGCGCGTGGCCGAGGCGCGGCGCCTGGGCTACCTGGCCGTGGCCGAGAACCTGGGGACGAACAACTTCCCCGCCGACACCACCGTGTCGGTGGCGATGCGAGGCTTCCTCGACAGCCCGCCGCACCGCCACGCGATCGAGGGCCCCTACGAGCGCACCGGCGTGGGCGTGGCGCGCGACCTCTCCGGCGACTTCTACTTCACCCAGCTCTTCGCCAGGTAG
- a CDS encoding Xaa-Pro dipeptidyl-peptidase — MTESLSRRAGAAVALTLACAASLHAQVPASTSQAAQAGARPVFVNGMAQIVPAFADSSQWIRQNLWVETDFDSDRDGRNDRVHVDVTRPRQTETEGLKVPIVYGSSPYYAGVAHANVFWNVRQELGEPSPPRGQMPGPPYDSTRTRISNQLVRTWVPRGFAVVHSDAPGTGRSQGCVTVGDAPERTAMKFVIDWLNGRARGYTTPTGAEQVSATSWSTGKVGMIGTSYEGTLPLAAATTGVAGLEVVIPVSANTSYYHYYRSNGLVRSPGGYLGEDMDVLYDFVASGHPATRAVCDRIWKGGVFAAGQDRASGDFNDFWAVRELLPYVQNIRAAVLLAHGLNDFNVMPSHSVRIYEAMKARGLPVSLYLHQGGHGGDPPADMVNRWFTHYLYGIDNGVRRDPPVWIVSSTAADSARASGRRGAMPAPVPLASFPVPGSAPVRLYPRAGGNGTAALSLRPSRGIDSIVDDAAVTGSANAAAPRSVHRLLFATAPLTDSLHISGTPRVTLRVAADRPAANLSVWLVTLPFDSARIGSASRAGVVTRGWADIQNHASLARGGIYDSKRRGEPLVPGRYYDLTFDLEPDDQVIPAGRQLGIMIMSSDPEFTLWPSAGTRLTVDLAGTSFTVPVVGGGGALARAGGVRPNR; from the coding sequence ATGACCGAATCGCTCTCGCGCCGCGCCGGCGCTGCCGTCGCGCTTACGCTGGCCTGTGCCGCATCGCTTCATGCGCAGGTGCCGGCGAGCACTTCGCAGGCGGCGCAGGCCGGCGCCCGCCCGGTCTTCGTGAACGGCATGGCGCAGATCGTTCCGGCGTTCGCCGATTCCTCGCAGTGGATCCGCCAGAATCTCTGGGTGGAGACGGACTTCGACTCCGACCGCGACGGCCGCAACGATCGCGTGCACGTGGACGTGACGCGGCCTCGCCAGACGGAGACCGAGGGGCTGAAGGTGCCGATCGTGTACGGATCGAGCCCCTACTACGCCGGCGTCGCGCATGCAAACGTGTTCTGGAACGTGCGCCAGGAGCTCGGCGAGCCCTCGCCGCCGCGCGGGCAGATGCCCGGTCCGCCATACGATTCGACACGCACGCGCATCTCGAACCAGCTCGTGCGCACGTGGGTGCCGCGCGGCTTCGCCGTGGTGCATTCGGATGCGCCGGGTACCGGGCGCTCGCAGGGATGCGTGACGGTGGGCGACGCGCCCGAGCGCACCGCGATGAAGTTCGTCATCGACTGGCTGAACGGACGCGCGCGGGGCTATACGACTCCGACCGGCGCCGAGCAGGTGTCCGCGACGTCGTGGTCGACGGGCAAGGTGGGGATGATCGGCACGTCGTACGAGGGCACGCTGCCGCTCGCCGCGGCCACGACGGGGGTCGCGGGGCTCGAGGTCGTCATCCCGGTCTCCGCGAACACCTCCTACTACCACTACTACCGTTCGAACGGGCTGGTGCGCTCGCCGGGTGGGTATCTCGGCGAGGACATGGACGTGCTCTACGATTTCGTCGCCAGCGGCCATCCCGCCACGCGCGCCGTGTGCGACCGCATCTGGAAGGGCGGCGTGTTCGCGGCGGGGCAGGACCGCGCGAGCGGTGACTTCAACGACTTCTGGGCCGTGCGCGAGCTGCTGCCGTACGTGCAGAACATCCGGGCGGCGGTGCTGCTGGCGCACGGGCTCAACGACTTCAACGTCATGCCGTCGCACAGCGTGCGGATCTACGAGGCGATGAAGGCGCGTGGGCTGCCCGTCTCGCTGTACCTCCACCAGGGCGGCCATGGAGGCGATCCGCCCGCCGACATGGTGAACCGCTGGTTCACGCACTACCTCTACGGCATCGACAACGGCGTCCGCCGCGACCCGCCGGTTTGGATCGTGTCGAGCACCGCCGCCGATTCGGCGCGCGCGTCGGGCCGGCGTGGCGCGATGCCGGCGCCGGTTCCGCTCGCGTCGTTCCCGGTACCGGGGTCGGCGCCGGTCCGGCTCTATCCCAGGGCGGGCGGCAACGGCACGGCCGCGCTCTCGCTCCGTCCCTCGCGCGGGATCGACTCCATCGTCGACGACGCGGCCGTCACCGGCAGCGCCAATGCCGCCGCGCCACGCTCGGTCCATCGCCTGCTCTTCGCCACGGCACCCCTGACGGATTCGCTGCACATCTCCGGCACGCCGCGCGTCACGCTGCGCGTCGCGGCCGACCGGCCCGCGGCGAATCTCAGCGTGTGGCTCGTGACCCTGCCGTTCGACTCGGCGCGGATCGGCTCCGCCAGCCGTGCCGGCGTGGTGACGCGCGGGTGGGCCGACATCCAGAACCACGCGTCGCTCGCGCGCGGCGGCATCTACGATTCGAAGCGGCGCGGCGAGCCGCTGGTCCCGGGGAGGTACTACGACCTGACCTTCGACCTCGAGCCGGACGACCAGGTGATCCCGGCGGGGAGGCAGCTCGGGATCATGATCATGTCGAGCGACCCGGAGTTCACGCTCTGGCCGAGCGCGGGAACGCGGCTGACGGTGGATCTCGCGGGGACGTCGTTCACGGTGCCGGTGGTGGGCGGCGGCGGCGCGCTGGCGCGCGCGGGGGGCGTGCGGCCGAACCGCTGA
- a CDS encoding VIT1/CCC1 transporter family protein, giving the protein MSEAAYAPPPGSDHRLVLQRVQPALLGLMDGSVSTLAPLFAAAELTHRPLSAFYVGLAASVGAAISMGLAEALSDDGVMSGRGNPWSRGAITGVGTMLGGMFHTFPFLIPDLQTALTLAYAVVVLELIAIAWIRRRYMRSPLGRTLLQVVFGGALVFAVGMVLGNAGAG; this is encoded by the coding sequence ATGAGCGAAGCCGCGTACGCGCCCCCGCCCGGGAGCGACCACCGCCTGGTGCTGCAGCGGGTGCAGCCCGCGCTCCTGGGGCTGATGGACGGCTCCGTCAGCACGCTGGCGCCGCTCTTCGCGGCGGCGGAGCTCACGCACCGGCCGCTGAGTGCGTTCTACGTGGGGCTGGCGGCGTCGGTGGGCGCGGCCATCAGCATGGGGCTGGCCGAGGCGCTCTCCGACGACGGGGTGATGAGCGGGCGCGGCAACCCGTGGAGCCGCGGCGCCATCACGGGCGTCGGCACCATGCTCGGGGGGATGTTCCACACCTTCCCCTTCCTGATCCCCGACCTCCAGACGGCGCTGACGCTGGCGTACGCGGTGGTGGTGCTGGAGCTGATCGCCATCGCCTGGATCCGCCGGCGCTACATGCGCAGCCCGCTGGGGCGGACGCTGCTGCAGGTGGTGTTCGGCGGCGCGCTGGTCTTCGCCGTGGGGATGGTGCTGGGGAATGCCGGCGCGGGGTGA
- a CDS encoding MASE1 domain-containing protein has protein sequence MPAAPSHSRALPYLRAAVFALACYVAGRVGLSLAFVQASASPVWPASGVAMAGLLLLGIRYWPAVYLAAVAVTLSAPSPLPRAMVAAAGNVLDAVIGAWVLTRVFRIRPSLSGVRDVLRFIPLGSLPGPAASAAVGVGALLLWGVMPLADAPWTALVWWTGNGTGVLVAAPLVLAWAGTRKPLPRARLLEVAGATAGAVVITLLAFRSGEMFPTARVPLSYAVFPFVTWAAMRGGQRGASVVTASVTFAAVATAARLAVPGSPFAEDAALLFLQGYLALVSMTGMVLAALTHERRTALRRERRARRNAQAAERRSAFLAEVGAVLSGSLDYPETLAKVAALVVPRLADGCILDELTEHGSFGRVVTRHRDPATDRLLAETRRLYPPPANPRSRVAAVLGSRRTDFLPEVDAAIVERLAVDERHRRILEEVGIRSVMFVPLVARERTVGVLTLMRTAGARPYTPRDVALAEEVARRAALYIDNARLYRSVRSESAARQKVVSMVSHEVRNPLSTILLNATAALDDGTDGDGARQPLDAVILAAEQIHHLVQDLADVTRLEAGSLPVEHAAFRPGLVLREAAMMLEPLATRRGLRFGARAEGELPPVVGDRERTLQVLSNLVGNALRHTPEGGEIEMRAEAMGGVVRFCVADSGSGIAPEAMSGLFTPLWSGDVPARGMGLPLSRAIVEAQGGRLWAESTPGEGSRFFFTLPVDRKQRTGER, from the coding sequence TTGCCCGCCGCACCCTCGCACTCCCGAGCGCTGCCGTACCTCCGCGCGGCCGTATTCGCGCTGGCCTGCTACGTGGCCGGTCGCGTGGGGCTGTCGCTGGCGTTCGTGCAGGCCAGCGCCAGCCCGGTGTGGCCCGCGTCGGGGGTGGCCATGGCCGGGCTGCTCCTGCTGGGGATCCGCTACTGGCCCGCGGTCTACCTGGCCGCCGTGGCGGTGACCCTGTCCGCCCCGTCGCCGCTGCCGCGCGCGATGGTGGCGGCGGCGGGAAACGTGCTCGACGCGGTGATCGGCGCGTGGGTGCTCACGCGCGTGTTCCGCATCCGCCCCTCGCTCAGCGGCGTGCGCGACGTGCTGCGCTTCATCCCCCTCGGCTCGCTTCCCGGGCCGGCGGCCAGCGCCGCGGTGGGCGTGGGCGCGCTGCTGCTGTGGGGGGTGATGCCGCTGGCGGACGCGCCGTGGACCGCGCTGGTGTGGTGGACGGGGAACGGCACCGGCGTGCTGGTGGCCGCGCCGCTGGTGCTGGCCTGGGCGGGAACGCGGAAGCCGCTCCCGCGCGCGCGGCTGCTGGAGGTGGCGGGGGCCACGGCGGGCGCGGTGGTCATCACCCTCCTGGCCTTCCGCAGCGGCGAGATGTTTCCCACCGCGCGGGTGCCGCTCTCCTACGCGGTCTTCCCCTTCGTCACCTGGGCGGCCATGCGCGGCGGCCAGCGCGGCGCCTCGGTGGTCACCGCGTCGGTAACCTTCGCCGCGGTGGCCACGGCGGCGCGGCTGGCGGTGCCCGGGTCGCCGTTCGCCGAGGACGCGGCGCTCCTCTTCCTGCAGGGATACCTGGCGCTGGTGTCGATGACGGGGATGGTGCTGGCGGCGCTCACGCACGAGCGGCGCACCGCGCTCCGGCGCGAGCGGCGGGCGCGGCGGAACGCGCAGGCGGCCGAGCGGCGCTCCGCCTTCCTGGCCGAGGTGGGCGCGGTGCTCAGCGGCTCGCTGGACTATCCCGAGACGCTGGCCAAGGTGGCGGCGCTGGTGGTGCCGCGGCTGGCGGACGGGTGCATCCTCGACGAGCTGACCGAGCACGGGAGCTTCGGCCGCGTGGTCACCCGCCACCGCGATCCCGCGACGGACCGGCTGCTGGCCGAGACGCGGCGGCTGTATCCCCCGCCCGCCAATCCCCGCAGCCGCGTGGCCGCCGTGCTGGGGAGCAGGCGGACCGACTTCCTCCCCGAGGTCGACGCGGCGATCGTGGAGCGGCTGGCGGTGGACGAGCGGCATCGCCGGATCCTGGAGGAGGTGGGGATCCGCTCGGTGATGTTCGTCCCCCTGGTCGCGCGCGAGCGGACCGTGGGCGTGCTGACGCTGATGCGCACGGCGGGCGCGCGGCCATACACCCCGCGCGACGTGGCGCTGGCCGAGGAAGTGGCGCGCCGCGCCGCGCTGTACATCGACAACGCGCGCCTCTACCGCAGCGTACGCAGCGAGTCGGCCGCGCGGCAGAAGGTGGTGTCGATGGTGTCGCACGAGGTGCGCAACCCGCTCTCCACCATCCTGCTGAACGCCACCGCCGCGCTCGACGACGGCACCGATGGAGACGGGGCCCGGCAGCCGCTGGACGCCGTGATCCTGGCCGCCGAGCAGATCCACCACCTGGTGCAGGACCTGGCCGACGTCACCCGGCTGGAGGCGGGAAGCCTGCCGGTGGAGCACGCCGCCTTCCGCCCCGGCCTGGTGCTGCGCGAGGCGGCCATGATGCTGGAGCCGCTGGCCACGCGGCGGGGGCTGCGCTTCGGCGCGCGCGCGGAGGGCGAGCTGCCGCCCGTGGTGGGCGACCGCGAGCGCACGCTGCAGGTGCTCAGCAACCTGGTGGGCAACGCGCTGCGGCACACGCCCGAGGGCGGGGAGATCGAGATGCGCGCCGAGGCGATGGGTGGCGTGGTGCGCTTCTGCGTGGCCGACAGCGGGTCGGGGATCGCGCCCGAGGCGATGTCCGGGCTCTTCACCCCGCTCTGGAGCGGCGACGTTCCCGCGCGGGGGATGGGGCTGCCGCTCAGCCGCGCCATCGTCGAGGCGCAGGGCGGCCGCCTGTGGGCCGAGAGCACGCCGGGGGAGGGGAGCCGGTTCTTCTTCACCCTGCCGGTAGATCGAAAGCAGAGGACAGGGGAGAGATAG
- a CDS encoding TonB-dependent siderophore receptor, with amino-acid sequence MRSYPLVLLAGLAAAAPAAAQAPNPPSTTLLAAPADTSAPIAFGIPAQPLGDALGEYARQSGLRVRVAARPASAARSHAVECTCTAPQALRRMLEGTGLSARFADARTALVAGGDSTFALTPINAVAPRSYTSVRSATAMKTETPLRDVPQAVSVVTREVIADQAMQGMADVVRYVPGVQMGQGEGHRDAPTIRGNASTADFFVDGVRDDAQYLRDLYNVERVEALKGSNAMIFGRGGGGGVLNRVVKEARWTPVRALTLEGGSFDHRRGTVDLGQGISGGVAARFNGVYERSGGFRDRASLTRYGINPTLALDLGRAVTAHAGYEFFSDERTVDRGIPSYQGRPSPADVTTYFGNPDVSHATMRVHLATATVERASATGFTLRNRTRLAAYDKFYQNSFPGAVNADGSQVALSAYNHAIDRTNLFNQTDVIRSVATGTVRHTLLLGAELGRQRTEQVRNTGYYNGTATSFSVPFATPTVATPIEFRQSATDADNLTTTTVAAAYLQEQAELAPWLQAVGGVRLERFAIDYHNNRTGDDLDRRDVLLSPRAGVVLKPVRAVSFYGSLSVSYLPSSGDQFTSLTATTETLEPEQFVNREVGAKWDVHPDLSLTAAVYRLDRTNTSATDPNDASKIVQTGHQRTTGFELGAAGNVMRGWQIVGGFASQRARIVSATTAAKAGARVPLVPHQTLSLWNRWQLLPAVGIGAGIVRRSDMFAAIDNTVTLPGFTRADAALFLRVNPALGVQVNVENVFDQRYFATSQGNNNIMPGATRTLRLSLTAHP; translated from the coding sequence ATGCGCTCGTACCCGCTCGTGCTCCTGGCCGGCCTCGCCGCCGCGGCCCCCGCCGCCGCGCAGGCCCCCAATCCCCCGTCCACCACGCTGCTCGCGGCGCCGGCGGACACCTCCGCGCCGATCGCGTTCGGCATCCCCGCGCAGCCGCTGGGCGACGCGCTGGGCGAGTACGCGCGCCAGTCCGGGCTGCGCGTGCGCGTCGCGGCCCGTCCGGCGTCGGCGGCGCGGTCGCACGCGGTCGAGTGCACCTGCACCGCGCCCCAGGCGCTGCGCCGGATGCTGGAGGGGACCGGGCTCTCCGCGCGCTTCGCCGACGCGCGCACCGCGCTGGTGGCCGGCGGCGACTCGACCTTCGCGCTCACGCCGATCAACGCCGTGGCCCCGCGCAGCTACACCAGCGTGCGCAGCGCCACGGCGATGAAGACGGAAACGCCGCTGCGCGACGTGCCGCAGGCGGTGAGCGTGGTCACCCGCGAGGTGATCGCCGACCAGGCGATGCAGGGGATGGCCGACGTGGTGCGCTACGTCCCCGGCGTGCAGATGGGGCAGGGCGAGGGGCACCGCGACGCGCCCACCATCCGCGGCAACGCCTCCACCGCCGACTTCTTCGTCGACGGCGTGCGCGACGACGCCCAGTATCTCCGTGACCTGTACAACGTGGAGCGGGTGGAGGCGCTCAAGGGCTCCAACGCGATGATCTTCGGCCGCGGCGGCGGGGGCGGGGTGCTGAACCGGGTGGTCAAGGAGGCCCGCTGGACGCCGGTCCGCGCGCTGACGCTGGAGGGCGGCTCGTTCGACCACCGCCGCGGCACCGTCGACCTCGGGCAGGGGATCTCCGGCGGCGTGGCGGCGCGCTTCAACGGCGTGTACGAGCGCTCCGGCGGCTTCCGCGACCGCGCCTCGCTCACGCGCTACGGGATCAATCCCACCCTCGCGCTGGACCTGGGCCGCGCCGTCACCGCGCACGCGGGCTACGAGTTCTTCAGTGACGAGCGCACCGTCGACCGCGGCATCCCCTCGTACCAGGGCCGCCCCTCGCCCGCCGACGTCACCACCTACTTCGGCAACCCCGACGTCAGCCACGCGACGATGCGCGTCCACCTCGCCACGGCCACGGTCGAGCGCGCGTCGGCGACGGGGTTCACCCTCCGCAACCGCACGCGGCTGGCCGCCTACGACAAGTTCTACCAGAACAGCTTCCCGGGCGCGGTGAACGCGGACGGCTCGCAGGTGGCGCTGAGCGCGTACAACCACGCCATCGACCGCACCAACCTCTTCAACCAGACGGACGTCATCCGCTCCGTCGCCACCGGGACGGTGCGGCACACGCTGCTGCTGGGCGCGGAGCTCGGCCGGCAGCGGACCGAGCAGGTGCGCAACACCGGCTACTACAACGGCACGGCCACCTCCTTCTCCGTCCCCTTCGCCACGCCGACCGTCGCCACGCCGATCGAGTTCCGCCAGAGCGCCACGGACGCCGACAACCTGACCACCACCACCGTGGCCGCCGCGTACCTGCAGGAGCAGGCGGAGCTGGCGCCGTGGCTGCAGGCGGTGGGCGGGGTGCGCCTGGAGCGCTTCGCCATCGACTACCACAACAACCGCACCGGCGACGACCTGGACCGCCGGGACGTCCTCCTGTCGCCGCGCGCGGGGGTGGTGCTGAAGCCGGTGCGGGCGGTCTCGTTCTACGGCAGCCTGAGCGTGTCGTACCTTCCCAGCTCGGGCGACCAGTTCACCTCGCTCACCGCGACGACGGAGACGCTGGAGCCGGAGCAGTTCGTGAACCGCGAGGTGGGCGCCAAGTGGGACGTGCACCCCGACCTGAGCCTGACGGCGGCGGTCTATCGCCTCGACCGGACGAACACCTCGGCCACGGATCCCAACGACGCGTCGAAGATCGTCCAGACGGGGCACCAGCGCACCACCGGCTTCGAGCTGGGCGCCGCGGGGAACGTGATGCGGGGATGGCAGATCGTGGGCGGGTTCGCCTCGCAGCGCGCGCGGATCGTGAGCGCCACGACGGCCGCGAAGGCGGGGGCGAGGGTGCCGCTGGTGCCGCACCAGACGCTCTCGCTCTGGAACCGCTGGCAGCTCCTCCCCGCGGTGGGGATCGGCGCGGGGATCGTGCGCCGATCCGACATGTTCGCGGCGATCGACAACACCGTCACGCTCCCCGGCTTCACCCGCGCCGACGCCGCGCTCTTCCTGCGCGTGAACCCCGCCCTGGGGGTGCAGGTGAACGTGGAGAACGTGTTCGACCAGCGCTACTTCGCCACCTCGCAGGGGAACAACAACATCATGCCCGGCGCCACGCGCACGCTGCGGCTGTCGCTGACGGCGCATCCCTGA
- a CDS encoding erythromycin esterase family protein, which yields MADERRVVEAARRAGTALAGGARDYDGLMALIADARVVCLGEASHGTHEFYRERTRITRRLVEEKGFTIVAVEADWPDAYRVNRWVRGTGADVTADGALGGFTRFPTWMWRNREVVELVAWLRAWNDALPTGRAKAGFYGLDLYSMFASIEAVVGYLDQVDPEAARRARARYACFGRYEGDSQAYGYAAELGVTAGCRDEAVAQLVELRRRATELAQRDGRIPEDEFFFAEQNARLVANAEAYYRTMFAPPAEGWNLRDTHMTDTLEALLRHFGRGGGEAKAVVWAHTSHLGDARATEPGEEGELNVGQLARERWGDDAVLVGFSTYTGTVTAASDWDEPGERKRVRPALPGSWEALLHEAGGDFVLPLRGNAEAEAFRDARLERAIGVVYLPRSERVSHYFHARLADQFDAVIHVDATRAVEPLEPSEVWHRGEEAPETYPYAV from the coding sequence ATGGCGGACGAGCGGCGGGTGGTGGAGGCGGCGCGGCGCGCGGGGACGGCGCTGGCCGGCGGCGCGCGCGACTACGACGGGCTGATGGCGCTGATCGCCGACGCGCGGGTGGTGTGCCTGGGCGAGGCCAGCCACGGCACGCACGAGTTCTACCGCGAGCGCACCCGCATCACGCGGCGGCTGGTGGAGGAGAAGGGCTTCACCATCGTGGCCGTGGAGGCGGACTGGCCCGACGCCTACCGCGTGAACCGCTGGGTTCGCGGCACCGGCGCGGACGTCACCGCGGACGGGGCGCTGGGCGGCTTCACCCGCTTTCCGACGTGGATGTGGCGCAACCGCGAGGTGGTGGAGCTGGTCGCCTGGCTGCGCGCGTGGAACGACGCGCTCCCCACGGGCCGGGCGAAGGCGGGGTTCTACGGGCTGGACCTGTACTCGATGTTCGCCTCGATCGAGGCGGTGGTGGGCTACCTGGACCAGGTGGACCCCGAGGCCGCCCGCCGCGCCCGCGCGCGCTACGCCTGCTTCGGGCGCTACGAAGGGGATAGCCAGGCGTACGGCTACGCGGCGGAGCTCGGCGTCACCGCCGGCTGCCGCGACGAGGCGGTGGCGCAGCTGGTGGAGCTTCGGCGCCGCGCGACGGAGCTGGCGCAGCGCGACGGCCGCATCCCCGAGGACGAATTCTTCTTCGCGGAGCAGAACGCCCGTCTCGTGGCCAACGCGGAGGCGTACTACCGCACCATGTTCGCGCCGCCGGCCGAGGGGTGGAACCTGCGCGATACGCACATGACCGACACGCTCGAGGCGCTGCTGCGCCACTTCGGGCGCGGCGGTGGCGAGGCGAAGGCCGTCGTCTGGGCCCACACCTCCCACCTGGGCGACGCGCGCGCCACCGAGCCGGGCGAGGAAGGGGAGCTGAACGTGGGCCAGCTGGCGCGCGAGCGCTGGGGCGACGACGCCGTGCTGGTCGGCTTCAGCACGTACACGGGCACGGTGACGGCCGCGAGCGACTGGGACGAGCCCGGCGAGCGCAAGCGCGTGCGCCCCGCGCTGCCGGGGAGCTGGGAGGCGCTGCTGCACGAGGCCGGCGGCGACTTCGTCCTGCCGCTGCGCGGGAACGCCGAGGCGGAGGCGTTCCGCGACGCGAGGCTGGAGCGGGCGATCGGCGTCGTCTATCTCCCCCGCTCGGAGCGGGTGAGCCACTACTTCCACGCGCGGCTGGCGGACCAGTTCGACGCGGTGATCCACGTCGACGCCACGCGCGCCGTGGAGCCGCTGGAGCCGTCGGAGGTCTGGCACCGCGGCGAGGAGGCGCCGGAGACGTATCCGTACGCGGTGTAG